GGCCAGGCGTGCCGCGATCGGGTCGTAGGAGAACATCCGCAGCACAAAATGCGCCATCCACGGCCGCGACCCGTGCGCGATCCGGGAGATGGTCTTGTCCGTGACGTACCCGACGCAGCCGGTCGAGATGACGAGGTCGACCCCGGCCAGCAGGTCGTGTTGCTCCGGCGTCGGATCGTCCCGCTCAAGGTCCGCGTGGATCGCGGCGTCGATGAAGCCGGCCGATTGCGCATAGGCCAGCGCCGGACCCGAGCTGTCGAGACCGATGAAGCGGATGTGTTCGGTACCCGCGTGCGAGCGGACCCACCCACGGTCGGCCGCGAGCAGTGCTTCGTGGTCGAGGGCGAGCACATCCGGGCCCGTGTAGTAGTCGTAGAGCTGGTCCATCGTCACGTCGCACCGTTGCAGGACCGCGTTGACGCCATACGAGCAGCCGACGTCGAGCACGGTCGGTGCCGCGACGCCGCGTTCGGCGCGGTATTCCTCGATCAGCTTGCGGAAGTAGGGCTTGGCCAGCTGTGGAATGAGGTAGCCGACCCGGCCCAGCGTGCCGAAGAAGGCACGCGGATCGGGCTCGGCGTAGATGTGGTCGAAGGAGATCTTGCCGGTCGAGTCGAGGGGCACCCCGGTCTCCTTACTAGACGGTATGACGTGACTGCCTCGGATGAGACGGTTGCGGGCCGGGCCTCGCTCACGCACATTCGGGTTGCTGGGCAGGGGCTGACGGCTCGGCCTGAGCGTACGAGTGTGGGCCTCGATGTCCATGCCCGCTCGGTCGCGGCTGCGGCGATTGATGGTGTGCGAGGCGGGCGCGGCGACTGACGCCGTCGCATGATCACATCTGGTCTACGAAATTGGCCTTGTAGCCAAGTTTCCGCACAAAAGACTTGGCTACCGATATCACAGGTTATCGGTAGTAGATGGGTCGCGGCGCCGCCGAACGAATGAAACTGTCGAGTGACTCGACATGTCGAATGGTTCGGCATATCGTGGTGGCATGCCGAACACCACTCCCCCCGAGCCGGCTGCCGCCGTGCCCGCCCAGGCGATGGCGCTGGAGGCGCTGCAGGCCTGGGCCCGCAACCGCGACCGCATGCCCGACGACCGGGCCACACTGGTGGCGCTCGCCTGGCGCACCGGCGCCCGCAACATCCGCGAGCTCGCGCGCCTGGCCGACGTCTCCCGCGACACCATCTACGCCGACCTGCGCGCCCGCGGCATCGACGCCGGCGACCGCACCGCGGCGGCCACGACCCCGAAGTACCAGCCGCTGACCGCCGCCGCGATCGCCGGGCTGGGCCGGCTGGTGCAGACGCGGGCGCTGCCCTCGCTGATCGGCGCTGACCGGCAGCCGCTGGCCGAGGCCGTGTGGGCCCTCGGCATCGCGCTCGACCGCATCGAGCATCTGCTCGAACACCCGCACGGCACCGACGACACCGCCGGTGAAGCGGGGATCGGTTCCCGTGCGCAGGTGTTGCAGGACATCGTCGACCGCGCCGCCACCGTCATCGACGAAGCCCAGGGGCTCTTGACGGAGGAGTTCGCGGGGTTCACCGACGCGCAGCTCGCGGCCCGCACCGAGGAAGCCGAGATCGCCGCCCTCGATGGCGGGCAGCGCCCCGTCGTCGAACGCGCCGAGCTGCAGCTGGCCCTGCCCAACGACGAAGCCCCCGCCGTCACGATGACGCTGTACCGCCCCTCGGGCGGGTTGCTGGCCGTGTCCAGCGACAGCCCCCTCGTCGCCGGCCAACTCGACCGCCGCGGCCACGTCGCCCTCACCGCGGCGTTCGACGTGATCGCCCGCGCACTCGAGGCCGTGCTCACCGACGACGCCTACCTCGACGACACGATCAACAAGGGAGACCACCGTGACTGAGCACCCCGACCTCACCGCCGGGCTCCCGACCCCCGCGCAGCCACGGGACCTGGCCGCCGACGTGCGCGCACTGCGGAAGCGCGCGGTCGCGCTCGGCGCCGCATTCACCGCCTCGGCCGATGAGGGCATCCGCCGCATCGGCTACCTCATCGACGACGACGGCGACGGTCTGCTCGAGGGCTACCTCGGCGACCTCGACCGCGCCATCGAACCGCTCGTCCGCCACCGCACCGCGACCGGCCCCGGGTTGTGCGGGGTGCCGTGGGGGGTGTGCCCCGAGCACGGCAACACGCTGCGCTCCAGCGCCGGCCGAACCTGGTGCACCGCCACCGGATGCGACCGCGGCTGGAACTACGACCGCCTCGGCGCGCCCTGCGGCGAACCGGTCGCCGCGACATCACCGACGCCAGCGGGGAGACCTGGAGGTGGCGCCTCGGCCACGGCCGCGACGCCGAACACGCGGTGCGCGGTGTGACCGTGCGATACCTGAACCCCGGCACCGGACAGACCGGCGCCAGCTGATCCCGCACCAGCCCCGAATCCAGCCGGACAGACCAGCTTTGCCCAGCACAGCCCTGTCCTGTCTCGCTGAAGCTGGCACCCGGCGCGTGTAGGTGGCACCGCGTCTCAGCTAATCGACGCAGCCGGTCCGCTGCTGAGCAAGGCCGCGAAGATCCGCAACCCGGTGCTGCACGCCCGGCCGATGACGACCGGCGACAACAAGCAGGAGATGTTCCGGTGGCACCCCCGCGAGCAATTCCCGATCACCACCGAGCGCCTACGCCAGGGCATTGCGGAGCTCGAAGACATGGTGCACGAGCTGTACAAACACCGCCACCGCTTCAGGACTTCCCACCAGGCTGAGCGTAGCCACAACCCAACACCCACCATCAAGTGGAAACCGTTCGGGTAATGGTTTCCAACCCGCTCGATGTAAAGATCAACACCGGTGCACTGGTCCGACTACCGTGGACGGCTCGCGGGGGAATCCCGGCGCGTCGTCCGTCTACAGTGGACCTGCCGCCGGTTGTTCGCAGGTGGCGGCCCTTCCGGCTGGCGATCGGCCGGAGTAGAGTCGCCAGATTCGCCGCGTTCACTCCAGCCCCTGGTGACGCCGCTAGCAAGGCAGATCGGCAGGCACGCATCGTGCGTACTGCTCACCGCCGGTGAGGACGAGCCGGCCGGCCACCGAGGGGGCACGCGGTGCGAGTGGGAATCCTCGATCTCCTCGGTCCACCGGCTCGGCGCCCGGTGGAACTGGGCTACCAGCTGCTGATCACCAAGCAGTACGCGAGCATCACCCCGCAAGCCATCTCCGTGTGGTGCCGGCGGATGGGGCACGAGACCTTCTACGCCACCTACTACGGCCTCGGCCGGCCGCACCGCCTGGTGCCCGCCGACCTCGACGTCGTCTTCATCTCCTGCTACACGCAGGTCAGCCACCTCGCCTACGCGCTCGCCAAGCTGTACCGCAAGGCGGGCGTGCGCACCGTGATCGGCGGCCCGCACGCGAAGGCGTTCCCCGCGGACTGCCTGCGGTTCTTCGACCTGGTCGTCCGCGAGTGCGACGAGGCGCTGGTCGCCGACATCCTGGCCGGGCAGTTCGACCCGGGCGCGGTGATCTCGTCGGAGAAGCCCTTCGACGACGTGCCGGCAGTCGAGGAGCGGATGCCCGAGATCCGTGCTTCGGCCTTCTTCCGGGGGCGGACACCCACGCCGCTGACGGCGGTGCCCATGCTCGCGAGCATGGGCTGCCCGTACCGGTGCGACTTCTGCATCGACTGGAGCAGCACCTACCGGCCGCTGTCGATTGAGCGGCTCGAGGCCGACCTGCGTTATCTGGCCACTCACCTGCCGGGCCGGCTGGTGGTGTTCCACGATCCCAACTTCGCGGTGAAGTTCGACCAGGTCTTCGAAGCGCTGGAGGCCCAGCCGCCGGGTGAGCGGCCCCCGTACATCATCGAAAGCTCGCTCACGGTGCTGCGCGGCGACCGGCCGCGGCGGCTCAAGGACACGAACTGTGCCATGGTCGCGCCGGGCGTGGAGTCCTGGACGGACTACTCGAACAAGGCCGGGGTCGGGCGCGCCGGCGGCATGGCGAAGGTGGAGCGGGTCGCCGCGCACTTCGCGCAGCTGGCCGACAACGTGCCGTACCTGCAGGCGAACTTCATGTTCGGCCTCGACACCGACGAGGGTGACGCGCCGGTCGAACTGACGAAACGGTTCATGGATCTGGCGCCGTTCGCCTTCCCGACGATCAACATCCCGGTCCCGTTCGGCGGCACGCCGCTGCACGACGAGCTCGCGGCCGACGGGCGGATCCTCCCCACTATGCCGTTCAGCTTCTACTACGCGCCTTACGTGGTCACCACAATCAAGAACTACGACCCGGTGACCTACTACGACAAGCTCATCGAGCTCTACGGGCACGCCGCGTCACCCGAGATGCTGCGCCGGCGGCTGCGGACCGCGCCCAGCCGCGTGGTGCGCTGGGTGCACCGTGCGCGCACGGCCGGCTTCCGCGCCGACCTCGGCAGCTTCCGGCGCATCCGCACCCTGCTGCGGTCCGACCCCGGCTTCCTGGCGTTCCACGAGGGGCGGACCACCGCGCTGCCGGAGTTCTACCGCCACCTCGGCGACCGGATGCTCGGCGACTACAGCGAGCTGCTCTCGGCCGCGGACCGGACTCCCGACCTGTCGTCCATCCGGCTGTAGCCGATCCACAGTGGACTCGGATCGGGGGCTCCCGGCGTAGGGTCCGGTGATGGCTGGAGGCACGTGGTCGGCCGGAGAGGCGTACGAGGTGTACGTCGGGCGGTGGAGCAGGAGTCGTAGCCGAGTTCGACCTCGCGCAGAGCTGCGGCGGACGAGGAGACGGGACTCCGAGAGGTCGGGACGATGAGGTTGCGCGCGGTGCGCGGCGGCGACTGCAGAACTCCACCTTGTTCTACGTGGCTGCCGACATGGTCGAGCTGACCACCGTCGCGGCGCGCTCCATCCCGGATTTCCAGCTTGCGCCGGAGGATCTGCCCTCCGAGGCCGGTTCAGGTGTTTGAGCGGCCCATCGCATCGACCGAGCTGGGTGATGCCGAGGTCGGGATCACCGCAGTGTGTTGGGCTCGGATACCCGGGAGAAGCGAGGCACTGCTCGGGTCGATCTACTTCGACCGGGACGAGACTTCTCCGGTCTTCGACAAGGTCACGCCGCACCGGCGCGTGGCCGAGACGGAGCCGCGGCTGGTGTACGGGCATGGCGGTGAGTTCACCTGGGCGTTCGGCGACAACGAGGGTGCGGCGCCGGGAGCGCAGTTCATGAGGGCCCTGGCTCCCAGGCTGCGGGCTGCGTGGCTGCTGATGCAGCAGCCTCTGACGTTGTCTCTCTCGTACGTGGAGAACATGCAGTGGTTGTTGTTGTGTGTAAGTGCAATTTTGTTGTGTGTTAGTGCAGTTGCAGGACCGGTCAGGTGGCCGGAGCCGATCAGTGAACGGGGCTCCGGGCAGTGACCAGCGGCGTCAGTGTGCTGGGACCGATCAGTGGAAGGGTTCCCCGCGGTGACGTTCGCAGCAGGTGAAGTAGCAGTACCGAGTAAGACCTGGTCTCAAAACTCGGCGTGTCGCTAGGTGAACCAACGGCCCGCCCCTGGCTCCGCACCGCCCGCCTGTGGACCCGGCCCGACGGACCGGAGGTCTGTCAGAGAGACTGGGGGCCATTGCCCGCCCTCTCGACCTGGAGCCTTTGATGCCGCAAGGGACCGTCCGTTGGTTCGACGCCGAACGGGGTTTCGGCTTCCTCGCGCCCGAGGACGGCTCGCCGGACGTGTTCGTGCACGCCTCCGAGATCGTCGGGGACGGCGGCGCGAAAGTGCTCCGCGAGGGTCAGGCCGTCGTGTTCGAGGTCGGCGAGAACGACCGCGGGCCCCAGGCGCTGCGCGTTCGCGTCACCGCCGATGCGGCCACCGGCAGCGCCGTGGGCCTGCTCGGCACCGTCAACTGGTACGAGCCGGGCAAGGGGTACGGCTTCGCGTCGCCGGACGGCGGCGGCGCCGACATCTTCGTGCACAGCTCCGCCATCGTGACCGGCGGCGTGGTCACCGAGGGGCAGCGGGTGGCCTTCCTGATCGTCGAAGGCGAGCGCGGCCCGCAGGCCGGGCACGTGATCCCGCTGGGAGCAGGGGCCGGCTCACCCGCTGCGGCTGGTATCGCGGACGGTGCCGACGGCACGGTGGCCTGGTACGACGAGGACAAGGGCTTCGGCTTCATCAACCCCGACTCCGGCGCCGGGGACGTCTTCGTTCACGCCCGGGCCCTGGCCGAGGGGCTGACGTGGCTCGCGGAGGGCGACCGCGTCGCCTACGAGGTGGCTAGTGGAGACAAGGGCCCGCAGGCCCGCGACGTGCACCTGGTCCGGGGCATCGAGCCCCAGACGGCGCCGCAGCGGTCGGCACCTGCCGCGGCCGCAGGGCCGGCGGCGCGGGACGTGCCCGTACGAGGCGGCGAGGGCGTCGTCGCGCGCTACGACGGCGACCGCGGCTTCGGCTTCATCACCCCGGACGCAGGCGGCGACGATCTCTTCGCCCACGTGTCCGTGATCATGGGGTCGGAGTCGCTGCAGAAGGGTGACCGGGTCCGGTACGCGGTGCGTCAGAGCGACCGGGGCCCGCAGGCCGACCGCATCGAACGCCTCTGACGAGGCGGCCCCACCGATGGCTGATCACTTCCCGACGAGAGTGCTCGTTCATCCCCGTCGATGGTGCCGTCAGCAACGCGGCTGCAGCCCCCTTCAGGAGATCGATCTCCCTCGTGGTGACGGGGGCCCCGTGCCGACCCGAGGACCTGCTCCGCGCTCGGAAGCTCACCAGTCACCTCCACCCAACGACACAGAGCTACCGATGTATCCCAAACGAGTGAATGGATGCGTTAGACCTGGTCGCAGAGCTCGATCTTTATGAGCCGGCGGACGTTGATCACGGTGCAGGCCAGCGTGAGTAGCGCCAGCGTGGTGCGTTCGGTCCGGTCGTAGCGCAGCCCGAGGCGTTTGAACCGCAGTAGCCAGGAGATGGTGCGTTCGACGACCCAGCGGACCCGGCCGAGGCGGGACTTGCCCTCAATCCCGCGCCGGGCGATACGGACCTTGATACCGCGGCGGGTCAGGTAGCGGCGGCAGCGGCGGTAGTCGTAGCCCTTGTCGGCGTGCAGCTTGTCCGGTCGGCATCGTGGCCGGCCCGCCCGGCCGTGGTGGCCGCGCACGGTCGGGTTCGTGTCCAGCAGCGGCTCGAACAGCATGCTGTCGTGGGTGTTTGCCGCCGACAACATGATGTGCAGCGGTAGCCCGTTCGCGTCGCACAGAACGTGGTACTTGGAGCCGGCTTTACCCCGGTCAGTGGGGCTGCGGCCGGTCAGCTCGCCCCCCTTTTCGACCGCACCGACACCGCGTCGATGCAGCCTCTGGTCCAGTCGAGCTCGTCGATGTTGGACAGCTCGTTGAGCACGAGCTGGTGCAGCCGGTCCCACACGCCGGCGTCCTGCCACTCACGTAACCGCCGCCACGCGGTGTGCCCGGAACCGCATCCGAGCTGCTCGGGTAGGTCTCGCCAGCGGCAGCCGGTGTCGAGCACGAACAAGATCCCCTCTAGCGCGGCACGGTCATCGATCCGGGGCCGCCCACCCGGACCGCGCGGCGCTGGTCGGGACGGGATCAGGGGTTCGATCAGCTCCCAGAGCCGGTCTTCGACCCGCCGCTGCTGCGTCGTCTTCGCCACGACTGTTCACGATCGACGACCAGGACCGGCAGGTTACGCAGTGACACACCCTTAAGTTTTGAGACCAGGTCTAAGTGGAAAACACAGGAAAGAAGGGAACGGGAACATCATTGGATCGCCCGCAGCGGCCAGGTAGCGCCGCGCGGGTGCCGCAGTCCCATCGAGTTCGGAGGTGGTGCTCGGTTACGAATGAGCGATCCCCGCGGGATCCGGCTTTCCGCCGGACGCGGGTGCAGGACGCCGGCGGTCACGTCGGTTGGCAATGATGAAAACCTAAAACCCTTGAGGACCCCGGGTGCCGCATGCGGCACCCGGGGTCCTTCGTGATGTGGAGGTGGAATGATCCCTGACCAAGAAGGACCGGCCACGCCCAGCGGGGCCGACAAGTTCGACGACGAGCACTACCCCGGCTACACCATGGGCCGGGCCGCCGACATGCTCGGCACCACCCAAGGCTTCCTGCGCAGCCTCGACGAGGCCGGCCTGATCACCCCGCAACGCTCCGCCGGCGGCCACCGCCGCTACTCCCGCACCGACACGGTCAAGGTCGTCGTGATCACGCTCTGCGTTACGGCCCCGGTCACGCACGGTGGTGGGGGTGGAGTGCTGCGGTGTGGCGGCAGCGAGGGTTGCAGATCAAGCGGGTGAGGCGACGTGCTCCACGTAGAGAGGCTCGGCCAGCGCTCCCTCATCGGGACGTCGCTTCTCCCCATTCTCGTTGGTGCTTATCGGCCAGGTGCCGCCACCTGCTGTGTTCCCAGCCGCACGACGAGGGTGAGCTGGCGGCGTGAGTAACGGCGGTGCCCGCCATCGGGGCGTTGCGGGCGAACCAGGGCTGCCGTGTCCAGGCTGCGCAGGAACGCTTCCTGCACACCCAGCATCGTCGCGGCCTGCCATGCGCGAACAAGCGCCCCTCTACCGAGCCGCCGGGATCGCGACCTCGAGGCCTCGATCGTCGCGTTCATCGACTTCGCCGAACTCTTATCTAGCAACGCGCCCACGCCTACCGGCCGCACCGGCCGTAGAGGCACCGCAGCACATCGATGATATCGAGTGGACCCACCAGCGGCCGGGCTCCCTTACGGGAGACTCGGCCTTTTTCATGCCCACTCCTGGAAACGGCTGTTTGCCGTCTCCAGGAGAAAAGCAGGCAAAACGGACCGGTTTCCGTCCGAATTCGCCGGGTGGGTGTCGTTCAGGATTCGGTGATCTTGATGTATCCCTCTTGGACGAGCTGGATCGTCCTGGCCATGGCGTCGGTGTTCACCAGGATGTCGGGCAGGAGGTCCTCGTTGCCCCAGTGGTGCGCCTTCGCGGTGGCCCCGCACAGCTCGACACGCACGCCACGGGCGACAAGATCGGCGACGAGTTGCCGGTAGGGGTTGCCGGTCGAGATGTTCCGGTCGGCGTTGTAGGCCGCGTCGTGCAATGTGACGTGCCCGGCGTTGGTGTGGAACACGACCACTACATCCGAGCTCG
The sequence above is a segment of the Amycolatopsis sp. 2-15 genome. Coding sequences within it:
- a CDS encoding IS5 family transposase (programmed frameshift), which translates into the protein MAKTTQQRRVEDRLWELIEPLIPSRPAPRGPGGRPRIDDRAALEGILFVLDTGCRWRDLPEQLGCGSGHTAWRRLREWQDAGVWDRLHQLVLNELSNIDELDWTRGCIDAVSGAVEKGGELTGRSPTDRGKAGSKYHVLCDANGLPLHIMLSAANTHDSMLFEPLLDTNPTVRGHHGRAGRPRCRPDKLHADKGYDYRRCRRYLTRRGIKVRIARRGIEGKSRLGRVRWVVERTISWLLRFKRLGLRYDRTERTTLALLTLACTVINVRRLIKIELCDQV
- a CDS encoding DsrE family protein, translating into MSENPLHIDIPVKLAEVKAVFSVGSLGFEGDLPASLFHLGLITGDVADWGASSDVVVVFHTNAGHVTLHDAAYNADRNISTGNPYRQLVADLVARGVRVELCGATAKAHHWGNEDLLPDILVNTDAMARTIQLVQEGYIKITES
- a CDS encoding B12-binding domain-containing radical SAM protein, which codes for MRVGILDLLGPPARRPVELGYQLLITKQYASITPQAISVWCRRMGHETFYATYYGLGRPHRLVPADLDVVFISCYTQVSHLAYALAKLYRKAGVRTVIGGPHAKAFPADCLRFFDLVVRECDEALVADILAGQFDPGAVISSEKPFDDVPAVEERMPEIRASAFFRGRTPTPLTAVPMLASMGCPYRCDFCIDWSSTYRPLSIERLEADLRYLATHLPGRLVVFHDPNFAVKFDQVFEALEAQPPGERPPYIIESSLTVLRGDRPRRLKDTNCAMVAPGVESWTDYSNKAGVGRAGGMAKVERVAAHFAQLADNVPYLQANFMFGLDTDEGDAPVELTKRFMDLAPFAFPTINIPVPFGGTPLHDELAADGRILPTMPFSFYYAPYVVTTIKNYDPVTYYDKLIELYGHAASPEMLRRRLRTAPSRVVRWVHRARTAGFRADLGSFRRIRTLLRSDPGFLAFHEGRTTALPEFYRHLGDRMLGDYSELLSAADRTPDLSSIRL
- a CDS encoding cold-shock protein, which translates into the protein MPQGTVRWFDAERGFGFLAPEDGSPDVFVHASEIVGDGGAKVLREGQAVVFEVGENDRGPQALRVRVTADAATGSAVGLLGTVNWYEPGKGYGFASPDGGGADIFVHSSAIVTGGVVTEGQRVAFLIVEGERGPQAGHVIPLGAGAGSPAAAGIADGADGTVAWYDEDKGFGFINPDSGAGDVFVHARALAEGLTWLAEGDRVAYEVASGDKGPQARDVHLVRGIEPQTAPQRSAPAAAAGPAARDVPVRGGEGVVARYDGDRGFGFITPDAGGDDLFAHVSVIMGSESLQKGDRVRYAVRQSDRGPQADRIERL
- a CDS encoding MerR family transcriptional regulator encodes the protein MIPDQEGPATPSGADKFDDEHYPGYTMGRAADMLGTTQGFLRSLDEAGLITPQRSAGGHRRYSRTDTVKVVVITLCVTAPVTHGGGGGVLRCGGSEGCRSSG
- a CDS encoding class I SAM-dependent methyltransferase, whose amino-acid sequence is MPLDSTGKISFDHIYAEPDPRAFFGTLGRVGYLIPQLAKPYFRKLIEEYRAERGVAAPTVLDVGCSYGVNAVLQRCDVTMDQLYDYYTGPDVLALDHEALLAADRGWVRSHAGTEHIRFIGLDSSGPALAYAQSAGFIDAAIHADLERDDPTPEQHDLLAGVDLVISTGCVGYVTDKTISRIAHGSRPWMAHFVLRMFSYDPIAARLAELGYHSAGVDGVFRQRRFASAEEQTQILDTLSSAGMDPEGLETNGWLYAQLYISRPAGAATELATVMNAVSPGSGTSLTKLADPPQIRQ